The Verrucomicrobiia bacterium genome contains a region encoding:
- a CDS encoding sulfatase-like hydrolase/transferase: MKKNFLSIIVILISLITVQAAEPKPNILFIVGDDMGYADVRFHGCKDIPTPNLDALAKDGVKFTSGYVTGPYCSPTRAGLLTGRYQTRFGHEFNPGGGTSGMPVTESTIADRLKAAGYATALVGKWHLGSQEMMHPQKRGFEEFYGFLGGAHSFFDAGGIMRGTTPVKEMDYTTDAFGREAVAFVEKNKEKPWFLYLAFNAVHTPMHATEDRLAKFASITDTKRRTYAAMMFAMDEAIGKVRKSLAATGQEKRTLICFISDNGGPTMNGVTVNGAVNTPLRGSKRTTLEGGVRVPFLVTWPGQIKPGVYEKPVIQLDLHATALAVAGVSAKPEWKLEGVNLLPFLAGKEKGVPHEALYWRFGEQMAIRKGDFKLVKYDLAAEGGKGTSAVKLYDLGKDIGEAKDLAATMPEKVKELQMAWSEWDKTNIKPLWGGGKADNDGAEPGKKKKKADARPANKE; encoded by the coding sequence TCATCGTGGGGGATGACATGGGGTATGCGGATGTGAGGTTTCATGGGTGCAAGGACATCCCCACACCGAATCTGGATGCGTTGGCGAAGGACGGGGTGAAGTTCACCAGCGGTTACGTGACGGGGCCGTATTGTTCACCGACACGCGCCGGGTTGTTGACGGGGCGGTATCAGACGCGGTTCGGGCATGAGTTCAATCCGGGCGGCGGGACCAGTGGCATGCCGGTGACGGAGAGCACCATCGCGGACCGGTTGAAGGCGGCTGGTTATGCCACGGCGCTGGTGGGCAAGTGGCACTTGGGCTCGCAGGAGATGATGCATCCGCAGAAGCGTGGCTTTGAGGAGTTCTATGGGTTTCTCGGTGGAGCGCACAGTTTCTTTGATGCGGGTGGCATCATGCGCGGCACCACGCCAGTGAAGGAGATGGATTACACGACGGATGCTTTCGGTCGAGAAGCCGTGGCGTTCGTGGAGAAGAACAAAGAGAAGCCGTGGTTCCTGTATCTGGCGTTCAACGCGGTGCACACGCCGATGCACGCCACGGAGGACCGGTTGGCGAAGTTCGCGAGCATCACGGACACGAAGCGGCGCACTTATGCGGCGATGATGTTCGCGATGGATGAGGCGATTGGCAAGGTGCGGAAATCACTGGCCGCCACGGGCCAGGAGAAGCGGACGTTGATCTGCTTCATCAGCGATAACGGCGGGCCGACGATGAACGGGGTGACGGTGAATGGCGCGGTGAACACGCCTTTGCGCGGGTCCAAGCGGACGACGCTGGAGGGCGGGGTGCGGGTGCCGTTTCTGGTGACTTGGCCGGGGCAGATCAAACCCGGCGTGTATGAAAAGCCGGTGATCCAACTGGATCTGCACGCGACGGCTTTGGCAGTCGCAGGAGTGAGCGCGAAACCGGAGTGGAAGCTGGAGGGTGTGAACTTGCTACCGTTCCTCGCGGGCAAGGAAAAGGGCGTGCCGCATGAGGCGTTGTATTGGCGGTTCGGCGAGCAGATGGCCATCCGCAAGGGTGACTTCAAGTTAGTGAAGTATGATCTGGCGGCGGAAGGCGGCAAGGGGACGAGCGCGGTGAAGCTGTATGATCTGGGCAAGGACATCGGCGAGGCGAAGGACCTGGCGGCAACGATGCCGGAGAAGGTGAAGGAATTGCAGATGGCGTGGAGTGAATGGGACAAGACGAATATCAAACCGCTGTGGGGCGGTGGGAAAGCGGATAACGACGGCGCGGAGCCAGGCAAGAAAAAGAAGAAGGCCGATGCTCGGCCGGCCAATAAGGAG